One window of Curtobacterium sp. 458 genomic DNA carries:
- a CDS encoding acylphosphatase: protein MTTVTRMHAVVSGTVQGVGFRYWTARKADGLDLVGYARNLFDGTVEVEAEGPSAAVNRLMDLLHSGPPSAEVAEVTLRPVIPHGDTEGFSILH, encoded by the coding sequence ATGACGACGGTGACGAGGATGCACGCGGTGGTGTCGGGCACGGTGCAGGGGGTCGGTTTCCGGTACTGGACGGCGCGGAAGGCCGACGGGCTCGACCTCGTCGGGTACGCGCGGAACCTGTTCGACGGGACGGTCGAGGTGGAGGCCGAGGGGCCGTCCGCAGCGGTCAACCGGCTCATGGACCTGCTGCACAGCGGGCCGCCCTCGGCCGAGGTGGCCGAGGTGACGCTCCGTCCGGTCATCCCGCACGGGGACACCGAGGGGTTCTCGATCCTGCACTGA
- a CDS encoding NUDIX domain-containing protein encodes MTLSSEPSIRVAVSTVIVALRPHPDTGAPALWMPLVRRVAEPYEGSWALPGGWVRPDEGLEDSAAARLRETTNVQPRYLEQLYAFGDVDRSPSRVVSIVYWALVHPDEANVVPDDWNVRWFLADEHPPLAFDHDRIVEYALWRLRNKMSYSRIAQAFLGDRFTLAELRGVYEAVLGRALDPANFRRQVEKTDAVLPTDETTSGGRHRPARLYRSNPDLAYADNGPLQRTEQPTNR; translated from the coding sequence ATGACACTATCTTCTGAGCCCTCCATCCGCGTCGCGGTGTCCACCGTGATCGTCGCGCTGCGTCCGCACCCGGACACGGGTGCACCGGCGCTGTGGATGCCGCTCGTGCGTCGGGTCGCGGAACCGTACGAGGGCTCGTGGGCGCTGCCCGGCGGCTGGGTCCGACCGGACGAGGGGCTCGAGGACTCCGCCGCGGCGCGCCTCCGGGAGACCACGAACGTGCAGCCGCGGTACCTCGAGCAGCTCTACGCGTTCGGGGACGTCGACCGCTCCCCGAGCAGGGTCGTGTCGATCGTGTACTGGGCCCTGGTGCACCCGGACGAGGCGAACGTCGTGCCCGACGACTGGAACGTCCGCTGGTTCCTCGCCGACGAGCACCCGCCGCTCGCGTTCGACCACGACCGCATCGTCGAGTACGCCCTGTGGCGGCTGCGGAACAAGATGTCGTACTCCCGGATCGCGCAGGCGTTCCTCGGCGACCGGTTCACCCTCGCCGAGCTCCGCGGAGTGTACGAGGCCGTGCTCGGGCGGGCGCTCGACCCCGCGAACTTCCGACGACAGGTGGAGAAGACCGACGCGGTCCTGCCCACCGACGAGACCACGAGCGGGGGACGGCACCGTCCGGCCCGGCTCTACCGTTCCAACCCCGACCTCGCGTACGCGGACAACGGTCCGCTGCAGCGGACCGAGCAGCCAACGAACCGATAG
- the nadA gene encoding quinolinate synthase NadA yields MSIATTIELISNGGAAGSTCTPDLAVPTWDFDSRPGYGPGSSMSDVIPTGAPRQGGIPDEYKTASDEELHERIERAKATLGDRVVVLGHFYQRDEVVRHADFLGDSFQLANAALTKPDAEAIVFCGVHFMAETADILARDDQRVILPNLAAGCSMADMADIDSVEQAWAELTAVYGTEPDADGRVPVIPVTYMNSAADLKAFCGRNGGIVCTSSNAATVLEWAFERGQRVLFFPDQHLGRNTAKAMGISTDRMPMWNPRKALGGNDVAALQDARVILWHGFCSVHRRFTVDQIDQARRDHPGVQVIVHPECPMAVVDAADHAGSTDLIRKTVAAATEPTTFAIGTEINMVNRLAAEYPQHTIFCLDPVVCPCSTMYRIHPGYLAWVLEALVRGEVLNEIVVPTDVQADARVALERMLAAKPRG; encoded by the coding sequence GTGTCCATCGCGACCACGATCGAGCTCATCTCCAACGGCGGCGCCGCCGGCAGCACGTGCACACCGGACCTCGCGGTGCCCACGTGGGACTTCGACTCCCGGCCCGGCTACGGTCCGGGGTCGTCGATGTCCGACGTCATCCCGACCGGGGCTCCCCGGCAGGGCGGCATCCCCGACGAGTACAAGACCGCGAGCGACGAGGAACTGCACGAGCGCATCGAGCGGGCGAAGGCCACCCTCGGCGACCGCGTCGTCGTCCTCGGGCACTTCTACCAGCGGGACGAGGTCGTGCGGCACGCGGACTTCCTCGGTGACTCGTTCCAGCTCGCCAACGCCGCGCTGACGAAGCCCGACGCCGAGGCCATCGTGTTCTGCGGCGTCCACTTCATGGCGGAGACGGCGGACATCCTCGCGCGGGACGACCAGCGGGTCATCCTGCCGAACCTCGCCGCGGGCTGCTCGATGGCCGACATGGCGGACATCGACAGCGTCGAGCAGGCCTGGGCCGAGCTCACGGCGGTCTACGGCACCGAGCCGGACGCCGACGGACGCGTCCCGGTCATCCCGGTCACCTACATGAACTCCGCGGCGGACCTCAAGGCGTTCTGCGGCCGGAACGGCGGCATCGTCTGCACGAGCTCGAACGCCGCGACCGTCCTCGAGTGGGCGTTCGAGCGCGGGCAGCGCGTCCTGTTCTTCCCCGACCAGCACCTCGGCCGCAACACCGCGAAGGCCATGGGGATCAGCACCGACCGCATGCCGATGTGGAACCCGCGGAAGGCGCTCGGCGGCAACGACGTCGCGGCCCTGCAGGACGCCCGGGTGATCCTCTGGCACGGCTTCTGCTCGGTGCACCGCCGCTTCACCGTCGACCAGATCGACCAGGCCCGACGCGACCACCCCGGCGTGCAGGTCATCGTCCACCCGGAGTGCCCGATGGCGGTCGTGGACGCCGCGGACCACGCGGGCAGCACCGACCTCATCCGGAAGACCGTGGCGGCCGCGACCGAGCCGACGACGTTCGCGATCGGCACCGAGATCAACATGGTGAACCGGCTCGCGGCGGAGTACCCGCAGCACACGATCTTCTGCCTGGACCCGGTCGTCTGCCCGTGCTCGACCATGTACCGGATCCACCCCGGCTACCTCGCGTGGGTGCTCGAGGCGCTCGTCCGCGGTGAGGTCCTCAACGAGATCGTCGTGCCCACCGACGTCCAGGCCGACGCCAGGGTCGCCCTCGAGCGCATGCTCGCCGCCAAGCCCCGCGGCTGA
- the nadB gene encoding L-aspartate oxidase — translation MHVVIVGSGIAGLTAAIRASSRHDVTLVTKGTLTDGATRYAQGGVAVALGADDSAALHQADTHVAAAGSADARAVEVLCTDGPARVRDLLALGVPFDRTTDAASLDRHGDDLARGREAAHGRWRVVHADGDATGAAIERTLVDALHRRHVTILERTCLVDLVVHGGAVVGVDVLDLLGEPRRLDADAVVLASGGAGHLYRETTNPLVATGDGQAAAWRAGAVLADVEFVQFHPTRLAVPDGGLVSEAVRGEGAVLRDARGDRFMTRLHPDAELAPRDVVARGIAAAVRDQGGAPVLLDATGLDPDFLVRRFPGLTRATRAAGYDWTREGVPVAPAAHYAMGGVATDAEGRTSLPGLLAVGEVACTGVHGANRLASNSLLEGLVFAVRAADALSAPRPGRIRLRGDTTLDVVTVPDAADATRASRQDRTGGPDHRTDAADVRQAVQSVMTDRVGLLRDASGLASARRDVDRLGVPAPTGVREHEDRALLDLARLTARAAEARTESRGAHARTDHPDTDPRAARPNGWVLRPAAVPQEVPA, via the coding sequence GTGCACGTCGTCATCGTGGGGTCCGGCATCGCCGGGCTCACCGCCGCGATCCGCGCGAGCAGCCGCCACGACGTCACCCTCGTGACGAAGGGCACACTGACCGACGGCGCCACCCGGTACGCCCAGGGCGGGGTCGCCGTGGCGCTCGGCGCCGACGACTCCGCCGCCCTGCACCAGGCGGACACGCACGTCGCCGCCGCCGGCAGCGCCGACGCCCGCGCGGTCGAGGTGCTCTGCACCGACGGGCCCGCCCGCGTCCGCGACCTGCTCGCGCTCGGCGTGCCGTTCGACCGCACGACCGACGCGGCGAGCCTCGACCGGCACGGCGACGACCTCGCCCGGGGTCGTGAGGCCGCACACGGTCGCTGGCGGGTCGTCCACGCCGACGGCGACGCGACCGGCGCGGCGATCGAGCGGACCCTCGTCGACGCCCTGCACCGGCGCCACGTCACGATCCTCGAGCGCACCTGCCTCGTCGACCTCGTGGTCCACGGCGGCGCGGTCGTCGGCGTCGACGTCCTCGACCTCCTCGGCGAACCGCGGCGGCTCGACGCCGACGCGGTCGTCCTCGCCTCGGGCGGCGCGGGACACCTGTACCGCGAGACCACGAACCCGCTCGTCGCGACCGGGGACGGCCAGGCGGCGGCCTGGCGCGCGGGCGCCGTGCTCGCCGACGTCGAGTTCGTCCAGTTCCACCCGACCCGACTGGCCGTGCCGGACGGCGGGCTCGTGTCCGAGGCCGTCCGCGGCGAGGGCGCCGTGCTCCGCGACGCCCGCGGTGACCGCTTCATGACCCGTCTCCACCCGGACGCCGAGCTCGCCCCGCGTGACGTCGTCGCCCGGGGCATCGCCGCCGCCGTCCGCGACCAGGGTGGCGCTCCGGTGCTCCTCGACGCCACCGGCCTCGACCCGGACTTCCTCGTCCGTCGGTTCCCCGGCCTCACCCGCGCCACGCGCGCCGCCGGCTACGACTGGACCCGCGAGGGCGTCCCCGTCGCCCCCGCGGCCCACTACGCCATGGGCGGCGTCGCGACCGACGCCGAGGGACGCACCAGCCTCCCCGGACTCCTCGCGGTCGGCGAGGTCGCCTGCACCGGGGTCCACGGGGCGAACCGGCTCGCCTCGAACTCGCTGCTGGAGGGCCTCGTCTTCGCGGTCCGCGCCGCGGACGCCCTCAGTGCACCGCGACCCGGCCGGATCCGCCTGCGCGGCGACACGACCTTGGACGTCGTGACCGTCCCCGACGCTGCGGACGCGACCCGTGCCTCCCGGCAGGACCGGACGGGAGGCCCGGATCACCGCACCGACGCCGCGGACGTCCGTCAGGCGGTGCAGTCCGTCATGACGGACCGGGTCGGGCTCCTGCGCGACGCGAGCGGACTCGCGAGCGCCCGCCGCGACGTCGACCGCCTCGGCGTGCCGGCGCCCACCGGCGTCCGGGAGCACGAGGACCGCGCGCTGCTCGACCTCGCCCGGCTGACCGCCCGCGCCGCCGAGGCCCGCACCGAGTCCCGCGGCGCGCACGCCCGGACCGACCACCCCGACACCGATCCCCGAGCCGCACGACCGAACGGCTGGGTCCTCCGACCCGCGGCCGTCCCGCAGGAGGTACCCGCATGA
- the nadC gene encoding carboxylating nicotinate-nucleotide diphosphorylase — MTDTAAPTTDALVVTDPGSIPPHVLRRVVDTALEEDAPWGDVTSETLIPAGATATAVLAAREPGVLSGGGVFVSVMHAVDPTIRAEVHRADGAGFVAGDTLVTVSGPARSVLRAERVALNLVQRMSGVATLTAAYVAAVAGTSARIVDTRKTTPGLRALERYAVRCGGGRNHRTSLSDAVMAKDNHLAVLLASGIDIGDAVRAARQRLGHTVHLEVEVDRVDQVEPVVAAGVDTIMLDNFGPDELVEGVAIVAGRALVEASGGVSLDTVGAIAATGVDVISVGALTHSARALDLGLDIAVSA; from the coding sequence ATGACCGACACCGCCGCACCGACCACCGACGCCCTCGTCGTCACCGACCCCGGCTCGATCCCGCCGCACGTCCTCCGGCGCGTGGTCGACACCGCGCTCGAGGAGGACGCCCCATGGGGCGACGTCACCAGCGAGACCCTCATCCCCGCGGGCGCCACGGCGACCGCGGTCCTCGCCGCACGGGAGCCCGGCGTGCTGAGCGGCGGCGGCGTCTTCGTGTCGGTCATGCACGCGGTGGACCCGACGATCCGGGCCGAGGTGCACCGGGCCGACGGCGCCGGGTTCGTCGCGGGGGACACCCTCGTGACGGTGTCGGGGCCGGCACGGTCGGTCCTCCGCGCGGAACGGGTCGCGCTCAACCTCGTGCAGCGGATGTCCGGCGTCGCCACGCTCACCGCGGCCTACGTCGCGGCCGTCGCGGGCACCTCGGCGCGCATCGTCGACACCCGGAAGACGACCCCGGGGCTCCGCGCGCTCGAGCGGTACGCGGTGCGGTGCGGCGGCGGCCGGAACCACCGCACGTCGCTGTCGGACGCCGTGATGGCGAAGGACAACCACCTCGCGGTGCTCCTCGCGAGCGGCATCGACATCGGTGACGCGGTGCGGGCTGCCCGGCAGCGGCTCGGCCACACCGTGCACCTCGAGGTCGAGGTGGACCGCGTCGACCAGGTCGAACCCGTCGTCGCGGCGGGCGTCGACACGATCATGCTCGACAACTTCGGACCGGACGAGCTCGTCGAGGGCGTCGCGATCGTGGCCGGGCGCGCCCTGGTCGAGGCGTCGGGCGGGGTGTCCCTCGACACCGTCGGTGCGATCGCCGCGACGGGGGTTGACGTCATCTCCGTCGGAGCCCTCACGCACTCGGCCCGGGCCCTCGACCTCGGGCTCGACATCGCCGTCTCGGCCTGA
- a CDS encoding cysteine desulfurase family protein: MFYLDRAATTPVRREVLEAMWPYLTGTFGNPSSTHGVGDAAARGLADARAAAARVLGCRPAEVVFTTGGTEGANTAVKGIALAAPRGRHVVTSAIEHEAVLESCRYLERHHGFEVTVLPVDREGVVHPDVLADALRPDTTLVTIAHASNEVGTVQDVRALAAVAHGVGARFHTDAVQSAPWLPVGPEATDADAVSLSGHKLGAPKGTGVLVVRAGTPLEPLLHGGGQERGRRSGTEDVAGAIAVATALTLHAGERTDAAARASAVRDAVLDGVLAAVPGAFVTGSRTSRLPGHASFCFPGVHGETVLLELEQRDVVSSSGSACAAGSTEASHVLTALGLDEDTARSAVRLTFDESLAPTDVPAVVGAVRDAVAAVRALA, from the coding sequence GTGTTCTACCTCGACCGCGCCGCCACGACGCCCGTCCGCCGCGAGGTGCTCGAGGCGATGTGGCCGTACCTCACCGGCACGTTCGGCAACCCGTCGTCGACGCACGGTGTGGGGGACGCCGCCGCGCGGGGTCTCGCCGACGCCCGGGCGGCTGCGGCCCGGGTGCTCGGCTGCCGGCCGGCCGAGGTCGTCTTCACCACCGGGGGCACCGAGGGGGCGAACACGGCCGTCAAGGGCATCGCCCTCGCGGCGCCGCGGGGGCGACACGTCGTCACGAGCGCGATCGAGCACGAGGCGGTGCTCGAGAGCTGCCGCTACCTGGAGCGGCACCACGGCTTCGAGGTGACCGTGCTGCCGGTCGACCGCGAGGGCGTCGTGCACCCGGACGTCCTCGCCGACGCGCTCCGTCCCGACACGACGCTCGTGACGATCGCGCACGCGTCGAACGAGGTCGGCACGGTGCAGGACGTCCGCGCGCTCGCCGCGGTGGCGCACGGCGTGGGGGCGCGGTTCCACACCGACGCCGTGCAGTCCGCACCGTGGCTGCCGGTCGGGCCCGAGGCCACCGACGCGGACGCGGTGTCGCTGTCCGGTCACAAGCTCGGCGCGCCGAAGGGGACCGGCGTCCTCGTCGTGCGTGCCGGGACGCCGCTCGAGCCGCTCCTGCACGGCGGAGGACAGGAACGCGGACGGCGGTCCGGGACCGAGGACGTCGCCGGCGCGATCGCCGTCGCCACCGCGCTGACGCTGCACGCGGGGGAGCGGACGGACGCCGCGGCCCGGGCGAGCGCAGTTCGGGACGCCGTGCTGGACGGGGTGCTCGCGGCCGTGCCCGGGGCGTTCGTGACCGGTTCGCGGACGTCGCGGCTACCGGGACACGCGTCGTTCTGCTTCCCGGGGGTGCACGGCGAGACGGTGCTGCTCGAGCTCGAGCAGCGGGACGTCGTGTCCTCGTCGGGCAGCGCGTGTGCGGCGGGGAGCACGGAGGCCTCGCACGTGCTCACGGCACTCGGGCTCGACGAGGACACGGCGCGGTCGGCGGTGCGGCTGACGTTCGACGAGTCCCTCGCGCCGACGGACGTGCCCGCGGTCGTCGGTGCCGTGCGGGACGCCGTCGCCGCGGTGCGCGCACTGGCCTAG
- a CDS encoding MSMEG_6728 family protein, whose amino-acid sequence MQTFLPYADFRASAEALDDRRLGKQRVETLQVMRALTLPGYGWQNHPVTAMWRGYRPALMAYQDATCAVWVERGHPDTCRDKTVADLALVPEDLEAYASGDFAVPPWNDDEALHRSHRSKLLQKAPEFYRPLFPDDPDDLAYVWPGTVPAPVRD is encoded by the coding sequence ATGCAGACGTTCCTGCCGTACGCCGACTTCCGCGCCTCGGCCGAGGCGCTCGACGACCGTCGGCTCGGCAAGCAGCGCGTCGAGACGCTGCAGGTCATGCGCGCCCTGACGCTGCCCGGCTACGGCTGGCAGAACCACCCGGTGACGGCGATGTGGCGCGGCTACCGGCCGGCGCTCATGGCCTACCAGGACGCGACGTGCGCGGTGTGGGTCGAGCGCGGGCACCCGGACACCTGCCGTGACAAGACCGTGGCGGACCTGGCGCTCGTCCCCGAGGACCTCGAGGCCTACGCCTCGGGCGACTTCGCGGTACCGCCGTGGAACGACGACGAGGCGCTGCACCGGTCGCACCGCTCGAAGCTGCTGCAGAAGGCGCCGGAGTTCTACCGACCGCTGTTCCCGGACGATCCCGACGACCTGGCCTACGTCTGGCCCGGGACGGTCCCGGCTCCGGTCCGCGACTGA
- a CDS encoding NAD(P)H-dependent oxidoreductase, whose translation MSAALVVGVSGSPSDPSRTSTLVAATVARLGQEFEDARTETVEIGPLLADLGAASSREAMAPATARALELVETADVLVVGSPAFRAAYSGAFKLFFDWVGQYDLVDTPVLLTATGGSDRHALLVEHQMRPLFGFFQSTTLPLGVFGNERDFTKREGGYDIASVDLELRIVQAVRRALPIIRGGFATAGAADVRRPAEF comes from the coding sequence ATGAGCGCAGCACTCGTCGTCGGCGTCAGCGGCAGCCCGTCGGATCCGTCGCGGACCTCGACCCTGGTCGCGGCCACGGTCGCACGTCTCGGGCAGGAGTTCGAGGACGCACGGACCGAGACGGTGGAGATCGGTCCGCTGCTCGCCGACCTCGGCGCGGCCAGCTCGCGGGAGGCGATGGCCCCGGCCACGGCCCGCGCCCTCGAGCTCGTCGAGACGGCGGACGTCCTCGTGGTCGGCAGCCCCGCGTTCCGTGCCGCGTACTCCGGCGCGTTCAAGCTCTTCTTCGACTGGGTCGGGCAGTACGACCTCGTCGACACCCCGGTGCTGCTCACGGCCACCGGCGGCAGTGACCGGCACGCGCTGCTCGTCGAGCACCAGATGCGGCCGCTGTTCGGGTTCTTCCAGTCGACGACGCTGCCGCTCGGGGTGTTCGGCAACGAGCGCGACTTCACCAAACGCGAGGGCGGCTACGACATCGCGAGCGTCGACCTCGAGCTCCGCATCGTCCAGGCCGTACGACGGGCGCTGCCGATCATCCGCGGGGGATTCGCCACCGCCGGCGCCGCTGACGTGCGCCGCCCCGCCGAGTTCTAG
- the aroQ gene encoding type II 3-dehydroquinate dehydratase encodes MTAPRILVLNGPNLDILGRRDPAQYGTTTLAEIEAIVHTEAAVHELEADFRQTNREGELVEWLHEALDDFVAVVINPAAYAHTSVALHDAVEALTVPVVEVHLSNTWKREPFRHVDHVATAATAVIAGAGADGYRLAVAHVASLVADPTD; translated from the coding sequence ATGACCGCACCGCGCATCCTCGTGCTCAACGGGCCGAACCTCGACATCCTCGGCCGTCGCGACCCGGCGCAGTACGGCACGACGACGCTCGCCGAGATCGAGGCCATCGTGCACACCGAGGCGGCGGTCCACGAGCTCGAGGCCGACTTCCGGCAGACGAACCGCGAGGGCGAGCTCGTCGAGTGGCTGCACGAGGCGCTCGACGACTTCGTCGCCGTGGTGATCAACCCCGCGGCCTACGCGCACACCTCGGTCGCGCTGCACGACGCGGTCGAGGCGCTCACCGTCCCGGTCGTCGAGGTGCACCTGTCGAACACGTGGAAGCGCGAGCCCTTCCGGCACGTCGACCACGTCGCGACGGCGGCGACGGCCGTCATCGCCGGCGCGGGCGCCGACGGGTACCGACTGGCCGTCGCGCACGTCGCGTCCCTGGTGGCGGACCCGACCGACTGA
- a CDS encoding sodium:solute symporter family protein, which produces MVLAAANSGIRLDLGWVDYLMIIVYFAVVIGIGFTARRQVRTSMDFFLSGRSMPAWITGLAFVSANLGATEILGMAANGAQIGMATLHYYLVGAVPAMVFLGLVMMPFYYGSKVRSVPEFMLRRFGKAPHLVNSIAFAVSNVLIAGINLYAMAIVIEAMLGWPEWLAILVSAAFVLAYITLGGLSSAIYNEVMQFFVIIAGLVPLTIVGLHRVGGWGGLTEAIKQTQGVQHLQAWAGTGIGDVTNPIGANWLAIVLGLGFVLSFGYWTTNFTEVQRAFSAKNMSAARRTPLIAAIPKLFIPFIVVVPGLIAAAVVGNQFASGALTYNDAIPKLIQMYLPTGVLGIAVTGLLASFMAGMAANVSSFNTVFTYDIWQRYIKPNMPDLHYLQTGRWVTVVGVLVGIGTAFLAAQAGNIMTYMQTLFSFFNAPLFGVFILGLLWKRMTTAGALWGYILGIIAPTITWIAYLVNPDLFATATAETLYGAIISFVTVLVVAVVVSLATKPKDVSELGGLVYGVGKIDMTAGAVATDTAWYRSPALLGTVALVLCVALYLPFL; this is translated from the coding sequence ATGGTTCTCGCGGCAGCGAACAGCGGGATCCGGCTCGACTTGGGCTGGGTCGACTACTTGATGATCATCGTGTACTTCGCGGTGGTGATCGGCATCGGGTTCACCGCCCGGCGGCAGGTCCGCACGAGCATGGACTTCTTCCTGTCCGGACGGTCGATGCCGGCGTGGATCACGGGCCTGGCGTTCGTGTCCGCGAACCTCGGCGCGACCGAGATCCTCGGCATGGCGGCGAACGGTGCGCAGATCGGCATGGCGACCCTGCACTACTACCTCGTGGGTGCCGTGCCCGCGATGGTGTTCCTCGGGCTCGTGATGATGCCCTTCTACTACGGGTCGAAGGTGCGCAGCGTGCCGGAGTTCATGCTCCGCCGGTTCGGCAAGGCGCCGCACCTGGTGAACTCCATCGCCTTCGCGGTGTCGAACGTCCTCATCGCCGGCATCAACCTCTACGCCATGGCCATCGTCATCGAGGCGATGCTCGGCTGGCCGGAGTGGCTCGCGATCCTCGTGTCGGCCGCGTTCGTGCTCGCGTACATCACCCTCGGCGGCCTGAGCAGCGCGATCTACAACGAGGTCATGCAGTTCTTCGTGATCATCGCCGGCCTCGTGCCGCTGACGATCGTCGGCCTGCACCGCGTCGGCGGCTGGGGCGGCCTGACCGAGGCGATCAAGCAGACCCAGGGCGTGCAGCACCTGCAGGCGTGGGCCGGCACCGGCATCGGCGACGTCACGAACCCGATCGGGGCGAACTGGCTCGCGATCGTGCTCGGCCTCGGCTTCGTGCTCTCGTTCGGCTACTGGACCACCAACTTCACCGAGGTCCAGCGCGCGTTCTCCGCGAAGAACATGTCGGCCGCCCGCCGCACCCCGCTCATCGCGGCGATCCCGAAGCTCTTCATCCCGTTCATCGTCGTCGTCCCAGGTCTCATCGCCGCGGCCGTCGTCGGCAACCAGTTCGCCTCGGGTGCGCTCACCTACAACGACGCGATCCCGAAGCTCATCCAGATGTACCTCCCGACCGGTGTGCTCGGCATCGCCGTCACGGGTCTCCTCGCCTCGTTCATGGCCGGCATGGCGGCGAACGTCTCGTCGTTCAACACCGTCTTCACGTACGACATCTGGCAGCGCTACATCAAGCCGAACATGCCCGACCTGCACTACCTGCAGACCGGCCGCTGGGTGACCGTCGTCGGCGTCCTCGTCGGCATCGGCACCGCGTTCCTCGCCGCGCAGGCCGGCAACATCATGACGTACATGCAGACGCTGTTCTCGTTCTTCAACGCACCGCTGTTCGGCGTCTTCATCCTCGGACTGCTCTGGAAGCGGATGACCACCGCCGGAGCGCTCTGGGGGTACATCCTCGGCATCATCGCCCCGACGATCACCTGGATCGCGTACCTCGTGAACCCGGACCTCTTCGCCACCGCGACCGCCGAGACGCTCTACGGCGCGATCATCTCCTTCGTCACCGTGCTCGTCGTCGCCGTGGTCGTGTCCCTCGCCACGAAGCCGAAGGACGTCTCGGAGCTCGGCGGGCTGGTCTACGGCGTCGGCAAGATCGACATGACCGCCGGGGCCGTCGCCACCGACACCGCCTGGTACCGCTCGCCGGCCCTCCTCGGGACCGTCGCGCTCGTGCTGTGCGTCGCCCTCTACCTCCCGTTCCTCTGA
- a CDS encoding VOC family protein — MPTMVFINLPVADLDRSKSFYESLGYTINPDFTDETAACVVVSDTVYVMLLTHAKFAEFTDKTIAGPDTIEVINSLSADSKDDVHRIVDAAVMSGGSEDRPEMDLGFMYQRSFTDPDGHRWEHVWMDQAAMQDGPPSE; from the coding sequence ATGCCCACGATGGTGTTCATCAACCTGCCGGTCGCCGACCTCGACCGGTCGAAGTCCTTCTACGAGTCCCTCGGCTACACGATCAACCCCGACTTCACCGACGAGACCGCGGCGTGCGTCGTGGTGAGCGACACCGTGTACGTGATGCTGCTCACCCACGCGAAGTTCGCCGAGTTCACCGACAAGACGATCGCCGGGCCGGACACGATCGAGGTGATCAACTCCCTCAGCGCTGACTCGAAGGACGACGTGCACCGGATCGTCGACGCTGCCGTCATGTCCGGTGGGAGCGAGGACCGGCCCGAGATGGACCTCGGCTTCATGTACCAGCGGAGCTTCACCGACCCGGACGGCCACCGCTGGGAGCACGTGTGGATGGACCAGGCCGCGATGCAGGACGGTCCGCCGAGCGAGTAG
- a CDS encoding DNA-3-methyladenine glycosylase I has translation MSTGEPVVPQSLVVGADGLARPVWASTDEMLRTYYDTEWGMPVRDERGVFERLSLEAFQSGLSWRTILAKRPAFRSAFADFDPDVVAGFGEDDVARLMADAGIVRNRAKILATITNANATVALREDGGLADLVWSFRPERTPEPVTFADVPTTSDESVALSKALRKRGFAFVGPTTMYALMEAIGIVDTHLLGSHRRGSSGVWS, from the coding sequence GTGAGCACCGGAGAACCCGTCGTCCCGCAGTCCCTCGTCGTCGGTGCGGATGGTCTCGCCCGCCCGGTCTGGGCGTCGACCGACGAGATGCTCCGCACCTACTACGACACCGAGTGGGGCATGCCCGTCCGCGACGAACGGGGCGTGTTCGAGCGGCTGTCGCTCGAGGCGTTCCAGTCCGGGCTGTCGTGGCGGACGATCCTCGCGAAGCGTCCGGCGTTCCGGAGCGCCTTCGCGGACTTCGACCCGGACGTGGTCGCCGGGTTCGGCGAGGACGACGTCGCGCGGCTGATGGCCGACGCGGGCATCGTGCGGAACCGGGCGAAGATCCTCGCGACGATCACGAACGCGAACGCGACGGTGGCACTGCGCGAGGACGGTGGGCTCGCCGACCTCGTGTGGTCGTTCCGGCCCGAGCGCACGCCCGAGCCGGTCACGTTCGCCGACGTCCCGACGACGTCCGACGAGTCGGTGGCGCTGTCGAAGGCGCTCCGGAAGCGCGGGTTCGCGTTCGTCGGCCCGACCACGATGTACGCGCTGATGGAGGCGATCGGCATCGTCGACACGCACCTGCTCGGCAGCCATCGGCGGGGGAGCTCCGGCGTCTGGAGCTGA